The bacterium genome includes the window GGTGGTCTCGCCGGCGCAGACGACGCAGGCGGGCCGCGGCGCCGGCTCGTCCGTGGCCGTGATCTGTCTGGCGATGCCGGCGAGGACTCCTCCGACGTGGCGTGCTTCGCCTTCGACGTACGTCGACAGGAGAAGGGTGTGGAACCCCGCCTCGCGCGCCGCGACCGCGGCGGCGCGCGAGGCGGTCAGGTTGTCGGCCACGACCGTCATCGCGGTGTCGTGGAAGGCGGGATCCCCGGGTTTGGGCGTCTCGGGAAGGGCGCCGTCCCTTCCTTGCTCGAGCGCCCGCCGCACCGGCGCCGGGACCGTCGCGGTCAGGTCGTACCGGTCCAGCACGGCGAGGGCGTCCGCGTAGGTCGAGGGGTCCGGCACGGTCGGGCCCGACGCGATCGCGTCGGGCGGCGACCCGACGACGTCCGAGATCGCAAGCGTGGCGACGCGCGCCGGCGCGGCGGCCCGCGCCAGTTGACCGCCCGCGATCGCGGAGAGATGGCGCCGGACGGTATTGATCTCGACGATCGTCGCGCCGGACCGCAGCAGGAGGTCGGTGGCCGCCGCCATGTCCTCGAGCGAGATGCCGTCGCGCGGTAGCGGCAGCAGCGCCGAGCCGCCGCCGGACAGCAGGCACAGCAGCAGGTCGTCCGGCCCGAGCCCGCCGGCGAGGGCGACCATCTCGCGGGCCGCGGCCTGTCCCGCCGCATCGGGCACCGGGTGCGCGGCCTCGCGGACCGCGATCCGGGACAGGCGGCCCCCGCCGCCCGCGGCGGGCTGTCCGCGCGCGGTGGTCACGAGACCGGCGCTGAGCCGGTCGCCGAGGGCGTCTTCCGCCGCCCGCGCCATGGACGCGGCCGCCTTGCCGGCGCCCACCACGACGATGCGGGCGTTGGGGCGAAGCGGATACGCGCGGCCGCCGATCGTGATCGTGTCGCCCGCGCGCGCGAGCGCCCGGGCCGTCGCCCCGTACGCGTCGGCCGCGTCGATCGCGCGCGCCAGCATCGCGGCGGCCGCGCGGCGCAACCCGGCCGTCTCCGCGACGCGAAACACGCGGCCGTCGACGCGGAGCGGCGTCACCCCGCGCGCCCGATCGTGACGGTGGTGCCGGACCGCACCGCCTTGAAGACCGTCGCGTCGCCCTGGATGCGGCCGAAGACGTTGACGGGGCTCGCCGGCCGGATTTCGCGGTCCCGGCTGGCCGGCGTCGGACCGAAGAAGATGCAGAAGGCGCTGCCCGGCGGCCAATACCCGAGATCGCCCATCTCCACGACCTCCCGCGGCGACTCGGGGTCGCAGGTCACGGGGATCGAGAAGTAGATCTCGTCACCCCACGTGCTGGCGCGCGCTTCGAGCGGGAGCGCGTTCCAGATCGCGTCGGCGGTGCGGCCGGCGCCGAGGGTCGCGGTCGCCGTGATCTTGCCCGCGGTGATCGTGATCGTCCGCACGGCGTGCCTGCTCACCAGTCGACCGCGAGCGGGGCCGCGCCGGCGTTGGGCCGCACGGCCAGCAGCGGCGCCGCCGCCGCGCCCGCGGCCTGCAGCGCGGCCCGGACCGTGTCACGCGCCAGCGGCGCCAAGTTGTTGGTGTCGCTGAGGTGGACCAGCAGCACGCCGCGCCGCCGTCCCGCGCCGGCCGCCTCCCGGGCCGTGCGCGCCAGCGCCCTGGCCGCCTCGTCGTTGCTGAGGTGGCCGCGTCCGCCGAGAATGCGGTTCTTCAGAAACCAGGGGTACGCGCTCACGTGCAGCAGCCCGAGGTCGTAGTTGCTCTCGAGGACCGCGAGGTCGGCGCGGGCCAGGTGCGAGTCCAGCACACCGTCCGCGGCCCCGAGGTCGGTCGCGACGACGATTCGCCGGCCGGCGGCCGCGATCGCCAGGCCCACCGGCTCGATGGCATCGTGCGGTACGGGGAACGCGGAAATTTCGAACGGCCCGATCGCGAATGGCACGCCGGCCGCGAACGGGTGCACGTCGGCCCCGGCGAGCGTCGGGGCCGCGGCGGCCGTCGTCGCGCGCGTCGCGTAGACGCGTACGCCGCAGGTCCGGCTGAGCGCCCCCGCGCCGCGCGCGTGATCGTCGTGCTCGTGCGTCAGCACGGCGGCGCGGATGCCGGCGGGCGTGAGGCCGACGCGGCCCAGGGCGCGCTCCAGCGCGTCCAGCGACAGCCCCGCGTCCACGAGCACCCGCTCGCCGCCGCACTCGACCAGGACGGCGTTGCCGGCGCTGCCGCTCGCCAGCACGGTGACGCGGAACGCCGTCATCGGAGGCGGATCTCCCACGGCATGAGCGCCAGCACGCGTTCTCCGAACAGCTCCAGCCGGCCGAGCATGCCGCGGCGCCCGACGGCCACGGCGCGGGGCGCGCGGACGATGAGCACGGGCACCACGCGCGCCGGCGAGAGGCCCATCAACTGCTTGGCCGTGTCGAGGGCGGTGTAGAAGTCGCCGAGGCGGTCGACGAGCCGGTGCGCGAGCGCCTGCCGCCCCGTCCACACCCGGCCGCGCGCCACCGCCTCCACCTGCTCGCGCGAAAGGCGCCGGCCCTCGGCGACGCGGTCGACGAAGCGCGCGTAGATCTCGTCGGCCTGCGCGCGCAGCCGGCGGCGCTCCTCCGGGGAAAACGGGCGAAACGGCGACGTCATCGCCGCCGCCTCGCCGCGGGTGAGAATCTCCTGGTGGACGCCGGCGCGCGCGGCGAGCCGCCGGACGTTGAACTTTCCCGAGATCACGCCGATCGACCCGGTCAGCGTCCCGGGCTGCGCCACGATCCGGTGGGCGCCGGCGGCGACGTAATAGCCGCCGGAGGCGGCGACGTTGGCGAAGTAGGCAATCACCGGCTTCGACCGGCCGGCCCGCACCACGGCGCGCCAGATGAGGTCCGAGGCCAGCGCCGAGCCGCCCGGGGAGTCGATGGACAGGACGATCGCGCCGAACAACGGATTGCGTTCCACCGAGCGGATGGCGCGGATGACGGTGGCGTGCCCGCTGGTCTCCCCGCCGAGGAACGGCAGGGCGATCGGCGGCTGCGGCCGGCTCTCGCCCATCTGGATCGGGCCCCGCACCGTGACGACCGCCACGGCCCGTCCGGGGAACCGCCACCGGAAGGGCCGGCGAAGCCGCCGGCGCGCCAGGCGCCACGACACGATAATTGGCGTCCGGCGCCCCGCGGCCAGGTGCGCCGGCAGCTCGTCGTCGTACAGGATCGCGTCGACGAGGCCAGCGCGCTGCGCGTCGGCGGCCGACAGCGGCGCGCGATCGATCGCGCCCCGGACCGCCGCGGCCTCGAGGCGGCGGGACGATGCGACCTCCGCGACGAGGTCGTCGAAGACGGAATCGAGGATCGCGTTGAACTGCTCGCGCATCGGCCCGGACATGGCGCGGCGCGTGAAGGGTTCGACCGCGGACTTGTACTCGGCGATCTGTTCGAACTCCCCGACGACCCCGGCCCGTCCCAGGGCCTCGCCGATGAACGTGACTTCGAGCGCGGCGCCGCC containing:
- a CDS encoding MBL fold metallo-hydrolase, with translation MTAFRVTVLASGSAGNAVLVECGGERVLVDAGLSLDALERALGRVGLTPAGIRAAVLTHEHDDHARGAGALSRTCGVRVYATRATTAAAAPTLAGADVHPFAAGVPFAIGPFEISAFPVPHDAIEPVGLAIAAAGRRIVVATDLGAADGVLDSHLARADLAVLESNYDLGLLHVSAYPWFLKNRILGGRGHLSNDEAARALARTAREAAGAGRRRGVLLVHLSDTNNLAPLARDTVRAALQAAGAAAAPLLAVRPNAGAAPLAVDW
- a CDS encoding DUF4147 domain-containing protein produces the protein MTPLRVDGRVFRVAETAGLRRAAAAMLARAIDAADAYGATARALARAGDTITIGGRAYPLRPNARIVVVGAGKAAASMARAAEDALGDRLSAGLVTTARGQPAAGGGGRLSRIAVREAAHPVPDAAGQAAAREMVALAGGLGPDDLLLCLLSGGGSALLPLPRDGISLEDMAAATDLLLRSGATIVEINTVRRHLSAIAGGQLARAAAPARVATLAISDVVGSPPDAIASGPTVPDPSTYADALAVLDRYDLTATVPAPVRRALEQGRDGALPETPKPGDPAFHDTAMTVVADNLTASRAAAVAAREAGFHTLLLSTYVEGEARHVGGVLAGIARQITATDEPAPRPACVVCAGETTVTVTGLGRGGRNQELALAAAAALDGVPHVLVVGFATDGRDGPTDAAGAAVDGTTFARARDAGFDPVRHLRAHDAYPLLDAVGDLIRTGPTGTNVADLVLVLCGRERE
- the sppA gene encoding signal peptide peptidase SppA; its protein translation is MQLIIRLSDLLYDGFVLVRNALVSLFGPRPVFVLLELAGPYPEHRGRDPWWVRQPQTVEDVRRQLGVIRADRRAAGVVITIGDLPAGLASVQSLRQALADYRARGGRIVAYLPQATTRGYYLASVAETIVMPESGTLDLGGAALEVTFIGEALGRAGVVGEFEQIAEYKSAVEPFTRRAMSGPMREQFNAILDSVFDDLVAEVASSRRLEAAAVRGAIDRAPLSAADAQRAGLVDAILYDDELPAHLAAGRRTPIIVSWRLARRRLRRPFRWRFPGRAVAVVTVRGPIQMGESRPQPPIALPFLGGETSGHATVIRAIRSVERNPLFGAIVLSIDSPGGSALASDLIWRAVVRAGRSKPVIAYFANVAASGGYYVAAGAHRIVAQPGTLTGSIGVISGKFNVRRLAARAGVHQEILTRGEAAAMTSPFRPFSPEERRRLRAQADEIYARFVDRVAEGRRLSREQVEAVARGRVWTGRQALAHRLVDRLGDFYTALDTAKQLMGLSPARVVPVLIVRAPRAVAVGRRGMLGRLELFGERVLALMPWEIRLR
- a CDS encoding cyclophilin-like fold protein translates to MSRHAVRTITITAGKITATATLGAGRTADAIWNALPLEARASTWGDEIYFSIPVTCDPESPREVVEMGDLGYWPPGSAFCIFFGPTPASRDREIRPASPVNVFGRIQGDATVFKAVRSGTTVTIGRAG